Proteins encoded within one genomic window of Bos indicus isolate NIAB-ARS_2022 breed Sahiwal x Tharparkar chromosome 23, NIAB-ARS_B.indTharparkar_mat_pri_1.0, whole genome shotgun sequence:
- the SAPCD1 gene encoding suppressor APC domain-containing protein 1 isoform X2 gives MGSQGPGGWPLVQAPYTVLLLPLETSRQDPGARSFFLWLQRMQALEREQDALWQGLELLEHSQAWYQGRLREAQQQQLHVGALEFSNRFTLRAPWPPVSPDSESEHLLAESASGEGDVKAAERRHSANRGDGSARLPPWTEGPYPCLKVPVVPSVMLMRLREPLASLF, from the exons ATGGGGAGCCAGGGTCCCGGTGGGTGGCCCCTGGTGCAAGCCCCCTACACGGTTCTGTTGCTGCCACTGGAGACAAGCCGCCAAGACCCAGGGGCCCGGAGCTTCTTCCTCTGG CTGCAGAGGATGCAGGCACTGGAGCGGGAGCAGGACGCCCTTTGGCAGGGGCTGGAGCTGCTGGAGCATAGCCAGGCCTGGTATCAGGGCCGTCTGAGGGAGGCTCAGCAACAGCAGCTGCACGTGGGGGCCCTCG AATTTTCTAACAGATTTACACTCAGAGCCCCGTGGCCCCCAGTTAGCCCAGATTCAGAGAGTGAACATCTGCTTGCAGAATCTGCTTCAGGGGAAG gagatgtcaAGGCAGCAGAAAGGAGGCATTCAGCCAACAGGGGAGATGGCTCAGCCAGGCTgcccccatggacggaggggccctACCCGTGTCTAAAGGTTCCTGTGGTCCCCTCAGTCATGCTGATGAGACTGAGAGAACCCCTAGCCTCCTTATTCTGA
- the SAPCD1 gene encoding suppressor APC domain-containing protein 1 isoform X1: MGSQGPGGWPLVQAPYTVLLLPLETSRQDPGARSFFLWLQRMQALEREQDALWQGLELLEHSQAWYQGRLREAQQQQLHVGALGENFLTDLHSEPRGPQLAQIQRVNICLQNLLQGKFFPHPPNKASSCTTQDWKGRPRKQDMWRQQEMSRQQKGGIQPTGEMAQPGCPHGRRGPTRV, from the exons ATGGGGAGCCAGGGTCCCGGTGGGTGGCCCCTGGTGCAAGCCCCCTACACGGTTCTGTTGCTGCCACTGGAGACAAGCCGCCAAGACCCAGGGGCCCGGAGCTTCTTCCTCTGG CTGCAGAGGATGCAGGCACTGGAGCGGGAGCAGGACGCCCTTTGGCAGGGGCTGGAGCTGCTGGAGCATAGCCAGGCCTGGTATCAGGGCCGTCTGAGGGAGGCTCAGCAACAGCAGCTGCACGTGGGGGCCCTCGGTGAG AATTTTCTAACAGATTTACACTCAGAGCCCCGTGGCCCCCAGTTAGCCCAGATTCAGAGAGTGAACATCTGCTTGCAGAATCTGCTTCAGGGGAAG TTCTTCCCACATCCCCCAAACAAAGCTAGTTCCTGCACCACCCAGGACTGGAAGGGAAGGCCAAGGAAACAGGACATGTGGCGGCAacag gagatgtcaAGGCAGCAGAAAGGAGGCATTCAGCCAACAGGGGAGATGGCTCAGCCAGGCTgcccccatggacggaggggccctACCCGTGTCTAA
- the SAPCD1 gene encoding suppressor APC domain-containing protein 1 isoform X3, whose product MGSQGPGGWPLVQAPYTVLLLPLETSRQDPGARSFFLWLQRMQALEREQDALWQGLELLEHSQAWYQGRLREAQQQQLHVGALGENFLTDLHSEPRGPQLAQIQRVNICLQNLLQGKEMSRQQKGGIQPTGEMAQPGCPHGRRGPTRV is encoded by the exons ATGGGGAGCCAGGGTCCCGGTGGGTGGCCCCTGGTGCAAGCCCCCTACACGGTTCTGTTGCTGCCACTGGAGACAAGCCGCCAAGACCCAGGGGCCCGGAGCTTCTTCCTCTGG CTGCAGAGGATGCAGGCACTGGAGCGGGAGCAGGACGCCCTTTGGCAGGGGCTGGAGCTGCTGGAGCATAGCCAGGCCTGGTATCAGGGCCGTCTGAGGGAGGCTCAGCAACAGCAGCTGCACGTGGGGGCCCTCGGTGAG AATTTTCTAACAGATTTACACTCAGAGCCCCGTGGCCCCCAGTTAGCCCAGATTCAGAGAGTGAACATCTGCTTGCAGAATCTGCTTCAGGGGAAG gagatgtcaAGGCAGCAGAAAGGAGGCATTCAGCCAACAGGGGAGATGGCTCAGCCAGGCTgcccccatggacggaggggccctACCCGTGTCTAA